The following proteins are encoded in a genomic region of Mustela erminea isolate mMusErm1 chromosome 3, mMusErm1.Pri, whole genome shotgun sequence:
- the LOC116586248 gene encoding NADH dehydrogenase [ubiquinone] 1 alpha subcomplex subunit 3-like yields the protein MLSSAAAADAATKMAGRLATFLKDAWAKEPVLVASFTIGGLAIILPAFSPFTKYTATINQVTPYNYPVPVRDDGNMPDVPSHPQDPQGPSLEWLKNL from the coding sequence ATGCTCAGCTCGGCAGCTGCCGCCGACGCTGCGACCAAGATGGCCGGGAGACTCGCCACTTTCCTCAAGGATGCCTGGGCCAAGGAGCCGGTGCTGGTCGCGTCCTTCACCATCGGGGGCCTCGCTATAATTCTGCCGGCTTTCAGCCCCTTCACCAAATACACCGCCACGATCAACCAGGTCACACCCTACAACTATCCAGTGCCCGTTCGGGATGATGGGAACATGCCTGATGTGCCCAGCCACCCTCAGGACCCCCAGGGCCCCAGCTTGGAGTGGCTGAAGAACTTGTGA